One Massilia sp. 9096 genomic window carries:
- a CDS encoding aminopeptidase codes for MRITPWFRTVLLAGTAAGLLASCSTLGYYTQAAQGQLELLSDSRPIDDWIADPGTSTKLRHRLETARQIRRFAVSEMALPDNNSYKTYTALKRPYVLWNVVATPELSLRPLEWCFPVAGCVDYRGYYSKDAAMAYAKQLRAEGDDVEVGGVAAYSTLGWFSDPLISTFINYPDGELARMIFHELAHQVVYAPGDSQFNESFASTVEEVGVERWMERFGNQQMRDAYARYQSRKKDFLALLMKYRKALEQNYALIDRSDAEKRVVKARLFQELKDEYQVLKGNWGGYVGYDRFFEQPLSNAHLASIATYEDFVPAFRTLLQREGSFPRFYKEVKRLSELDRADRHRILKAMSRPMLNAPLMVQRSETPLPVGR; via the coding sequence ATGCGAATCACCCCGTGGTTCCGCACCGTGCTGCTTGCAGGCACGGCGGCGGGGCTGCTGGCCAGCTGCTCGACGCTGGGCTACTACACCCAGGCGGCGCAAGGCCAGCTTGAACTCCTGTCGGACTCACGTCCGATCGACGACTGGATCGCCGACCCCGGCACCAGTACCAAACTGCGCCATCGGCTCGAGACGGCGCGCCAGATCCGCCGCTTCGCCGTTAGCGAAATGGCTTTACCGGATAACAACAGCTACAAGACCTACACCGCGCTCAAACGGCCTTATGTGCTGTGGAACGTGGTCGCCACGCCCGAGCTGTCGCTGCGTCCGCTCGAATGGTGCTTCCCGGTGGCCGGCTGCGTCGACTACCGCGGCTACTACAGCAAGGACGCCGCGATGGCGTACGCCAAGCAATTGCGCGCCGAGGGCGACGACGTCGAAGTCGGCGGCGTGGCCGCGTATTCGACGCTCGGCTGGTTCAGCGACCCGCTCATCTCCACCTTCATCAACTACCCGGACGGCGAACTGGCGCGCATGATCTTTCATGAACTGGCGCACCAGGTCGTGTACGCGCCGGGTGACTCGCAGTTCAACGAATCGTTCGCCTCGACGGTGGAAGAGGTCGGCGTCGAGCGCTGGATGGAGCGCTTCGGCAACCAGCAGATGCGCGACGCCTACGCGCGCTACCAGAGCCGCAAGAAGGATTTTCTCGCCTTGCTGATGAAGTACCGCAAGGCGCTCGAGCAGAACTATGCGCTGATCGACCGCAGCGACGCCGAAAAGCGCGTGGTCAAGGCGCGCCTGTTCCAGGAGCTGAAGGACGAGTACCAGGTCCTGAAAGGCAATTGGGGCGGCTACGTCGGCTACGACCGCTTCTTCGAGCAGCCGCTGTCGAACGCCCACCTGGCTTCGATCGCGACCTACGAAGACTTCGTGCCGGCCTTCCGCACGCTGCTGCAGAGGGAAGGCAGCTTCCCGCGCTTCTACAAGGAGGTCAAGCGCCTGTCCGAACTGGATCGCGCCGACCGGCACCGCATCCTGAAGGCAATGTCCAGGCCGATGCTGAACGCGCCGCTGATGGTGCAGCGCAGCGAAACGCCGCTACCTGTCGGGCGCTAG